Proteins from a genomic interval of Clostridium scatologenes:
- a CDS encoding response regulator transcription factor, whose amino-acid sequence MKYKIYIVEDDVSISTVLKQCTDKYGFQVVIVEDFEKVMDGFNEYNPDLVLLDVNLPKFDGFYWCRKIRQQSKVPIIFISARDSGMDQVMALESGADDYITKPFYYDVVIAKIKSHLRRAFGDYAPKIEERIVEVDGLRYYPERLELEFKEQKLIITKKEGILIEYLMKKYPKVVTRDFLLEKIWDDIEFVEENTLSVNISRIRKRLQNLGIDGGIETIRGAGYRLNKTW is encoded by the coding sequence ATGAAATATAAAATATATATTGTAGAAGATGATGTTTCAATAAGTACTGTATTAAAACAATGCACAGATAAATATGGTTTTCAAGTGGTAATAGTGGAAGATTTTGAAAAGGTAATGGATGGCTTTAATGAGTATAATCCAGATTTAGTGTTATTAGATGTTAATTTACCTAAATTTGATGGATTTTATTGGTGCAGAAAGATAAGACAACAGTCAAAGGTACCTATAATATTTATATCTGCAAGGGACAGCGGAATGGATCAGGTTATGGCTTTAGAAAGTGGAGCTGATGATTATATAACTAAACCATTTTATTATGATGTGGTTATTGCAAAAATAAAGAGCCATTTAAGAAGAGCTTTTGGAGATTATGCACCTAAAATAGAAGAAAGAATAGTTGAAGTTGATGGCCTTAGATATTACCCAGAAAGATTGGAATTAGAATTTAAGGAACAAAAGTTAATTATAACTAAAAAAGAAGGAATATTGATAGAATATCTTATGAAAAAATATCCTAAGGTAGTTACTAGAGATTTTCTTTTAGAAAAAATATGGGATGACATTGAATTTGTAGAGGAAAATACTTTAAGTGTAAACATCAGCAGGATAAGAAAAAGACTTCAGAATTTAGGCATAGATGGAGGGATAGAGACTATAAGAGGAGCAGGTTATAGATTAAACAAAACCTGGTAG
- a CDS encoding alpha/beta hydrolase, with translation MIKQSLKIENIPAILWGNKSEKLFIAVHGNMSNKSDDVIVAFVEEAAAKGYQVLSFDLPEHGDRKSENYACKVQNCVHDLNIIMSYAKSISNSISLFACSMGAYFSLLSYKEDSLKQSLFLSPVVNMERIINNMMTWFNVNENRLKEEKEISTPIGQKLYWDYYCYVKEHPIVNWNKETSILYGSEDDICEFDVVSYFAKVFHCDLQVMEHGEHYFHTEGQLQYFRQWANKYM, from the coding sequence ATGATAAAACAAAGTTTAAAAATAGAAAATATACCTGCAATTTTGTGGGGGAATAAATCAGAGAAGCTATTTATAGCAGTACATGGAAATATGTCAAATAAATCAGATGATGTTATTGTTGCATTTGTAGAAGAAGCAGCGGCTAAAGGTTACCAAGTGCTAAGCTTCGATTTACCTGAACATGGTGATCGTAAAAGTGAAAACTATGCTTGTAAAGTTCAAAATTGTGTTCATGATCTTAATATTATTATGAGTTATGCAAAATCCATATCAAATAGCATAAGTTTATTTGCCTGCAGTATGGGAGCATATTTTAGCTTACTTTCATATAAGGAGGATTCATTAAAACAGAGTTTGTTCTTATCACCTGTGGTAAACATGGAACGTATCATAAATAATATGATGACATGGTTTAATGTAAATGAAAATAGATTGAAAGAAGAAAAAGAAATCTCTACACCTATTGGACAAAAACTTTACTGGGATTACTATTGTTATGTAAAAGAGCATCCTATTGTTAATTGGAATAAAGAAACATCAATTTTATATGGTTCAGAGGATGATATATGTGAGTTTGATGTGGTGTCTTATTTTGCTAAGGTTTTTCACTGTGATCTTCAGGTAATGGAGCATGGAGAACATTATTTTCATACCGAAGGGCAATTACAATATTTTAGACAGTGGGCGAACAAATATATGTAA
- a CDS encoding CatB-related O-acetyltransferase — protein sequence MKQELNPNKIYPRTNDFTTVYLKNVITNSNIFIDDFTMYNDFYNDPKDFEKKNVLYHYPINKDKLIIGKFCSIACGAKFIFNSANHTQKSLSTYPFPIFYEEWDNTMKVCEAWDNKGDIVIGNDVWIGFEAVIMSGVHIGDGAIIGTRALVTKDVPPYTIVGGIPARIIKRRFEDSVIEDLLKVQWWNWSTQKISEKLTAIQNGDIEALKR from the coding sequence ATGAAACAAGAACTTAATCCTAATAAAATTTATCCTAGAACTAATGATTTTACTACTGTTTACTTAAAAAATGTAATAACTAATTCGAATATATTTATTGATGATTTTACAATGTATAATGATTTTTATAATGATCCAAAAGATTTTGAAAAGAAAAATGTTTTGTATCATTATCCTATTAACAAAGACAAACTTATTATAGGAAAATTTTGTTCCATTGCTTGTGGAGCAAAGTTCATTTTTAACAGTGCCAATCATACACAAAAATCGCTGTCCACATACCCGTTTCCTATTTTTTATGAAGAGTGGGATAATACCATGAAGGTTTGTGAAGCTTGGGATAACAAAGGCGATATTGTAATTGGAAATGACGTTTGGATTGGCTTTGAAGCTGTTATTATGTCTGGAGTGCATATTGGTGATGGCGCTATTATTGGAACGAGAGCTTTAGTAACAAAGGATGTGCCTCCATATACTATAGTTGGTGGTATTCCAGCAAGGATTATAAAAAGGCGGTTTGAAGATTCAGTTATAGAAGACTTACTTAAAGTTCAGTGGTGGAATTGGAGTACTCAAAAGATATCTGAAAAATTAACTGCTATTCAAAATGGAGATATAGAAGCATTAAAAAGGTAG